Proteins from one Mycobacterium sp. EPa45 genomic window:
- a CDS encoding urease subunit beta, which produces MIPGEVFLGDGEIEINAGAARIELEIVNTGDRPVQVGSHVHLPQANAALSFDRAAAHGYRFDIPAGTAVRFEPGVVQRVSLVPLAGSREVHGLSLNPPGKLDA; this is translated from the coding sequence ATGATTCCCGGTGAGGTCTTTCTCGGTGACGGTGAGATCGAGATCAATGCCGGCGCCGCGCGTATCGAGCTGGAGATCGTGAACACCGGTGACCGGCCGGTGCAGGTCGGCAGTCACGTGCATCTGCCGCAAGCCAACGCCGCGCTGTCCTTCGACCGGGCGGCCGCGCACGGGTACCGGTTCGACATTCCCGCGGGCACCGCCGTGCGTTTCGAACCCGGTGTGGTGCAACGAGTCTCCCTGGTTCCGCTCGCAGGAAGCCGTGAGGTGCACGGCTTGAGCCTCAATCCACCCGGAAAGCTGGATGCATGA